CAGGATCAGGCCCGCCACGTAGCTGTCCACGTGGTCCGCCGGGAGATAAGCAGCAAAGACGTGCCGAAGGAACAACCAGGCCAGCAGCGCCATGGAGAACGGTTTCACCGCCCAGTTGATGAAAAGGGTGACGCCCATGCCTTTCCAGTGTCGGCCTATCTGACGCATAGCGCCGAGGTCGATCTTCAGCAGCATGGGCACGATCATCAGCCAGATAAGCACCGCGATCGGCAGATTGACCTTGGCGACCTCCATCGCACCCAGCACCGCAAACGGCACAGGCAACCAGTGGCCAAGCGCCGTGCCCAGCACGATGCACACCGCCACCCAAAGCATCAGCGTCCGCTCGAAAAATCCGATGGCGAGCCGCGCGACAGCGGTTTCACCCATGGACGGGGTCCTCGGACTGGATGAAGCCAATGCGATCCAACGCGGCCTTCAATGCGCCCCGATCCGCCCAGGTTTCGGCGGGCAGGGTGATAAACGCCATGAGGCGCGCCTTGATGATGGCGTGCGCGTGGGTGAATGCGGCGCGCTTGTTGGCGTCGCTACCCTCCACTGCCGCTGGGTCGGGCAAGCCCCAATGGGCACGCACAAAGTCACCGAAGAACACTGGGCAAGGTTCGGAAGCCGCGCTGTCGCACACCGTAATCACCAGATCCACCGGCGCAGCGTTCTCGCCCGAAAACTCATCCCACGACTTGCTGCGCAATCCCGCCGTGGGCATGCCCGCGGCAACCAGCGTGTCCAACGCATAAGGGTTGATGCGGCCGGTGGGCTGGCTACCGGCGCTGAATGCCTCGAACCGTGCGCCACCCCAGGCGCGCAAGGTGGCCTCGGCCAACACACTGCGGGCGGAGTTGCCCGTACAGACGAACAAGACGCGGTGAGTCACGACAACATGCTCCGTGTAGATGTCAGCAGCCATTGCCGGGCTCGCAAACGCCGCTTCCCGGTGTACACACCACGCCCGCACTGCCGGCACAGCAGTTGTCGGTGAGGTAAGCGATCAGCCCGTTCATGGCGTCGAAGGCGGCGCGATAGCAGACAAACCGTCCCTGCGGCTCAGCCGTGATCAGCCCCGCGTTCACCAGCTCTTTCAGGTGGAAAGACAGCGTGGCCCCCGGCATGTCCAGCTCATCCCCGATCTCCCCGGCCATGCGGCCCACAGGGCCGGCGACCACCAGCAAGCGGAAGATGGCCAGGCGCTTGGCGTGACCCAGGGCGGTCAAGGCAGCGATTGCGTCATTCGTTTCCATAAAACTAGAATAGTCGAAATATTGAACGACAGACAAGCCCATGACGCCGGATCTACCCCATCTCGAACTCGACCTGCTCCCGCGCCCAGACAGCCCCGGGCTCAGCGCCGGTAACGATGCCAGTCACCCGCCGCGCATCCTGATCCTTTACGGTTCGCTGCGACCCCAATCCTTCTCCCGAAAGCTGGCCCTGGAAGCCGAGCGCATCCTGCAGCACCTCGGGGCCGAGACGCGGGTGTTCGATCCCCACACGCTACCGATGCTCGACAGCGTGCCAGCCACCCATCCTGATGTGCAGCGGCTGCGCGAGTGGTCGATCTGGTCCGAAGGACAGGTGTGGGTGAGCCCCGAGCGCCACGGCACCATCACCGGCGTCTTCAAGAACCAGATCGATTGGCTACCTCTCGAAGACGGCAGCGTGCGGCCCACGCAAGGACGAACGCTGGCGGTCATGCAGGTGTGCGGCGGCTCCCAGTCGTTCAATGTCGTGAACACGTTGAGGGTGCTGGGGCGATGGATGCGCATGGTGGCCATCCCCAACCAATCCTCGGTGGCCAAGGCCTGGCAGGAGTTCGACGAACACGGGCGCATGAAACCTTCCCCGTACTACGACCGCGTGGTCGACGTCATGGAAGAACTCATGAAGTTCACCCTGATGGTGCGCGGACGCAGCGACTATCTGGTCAGTCGCTACAGCGAACGCAAAGGCGACGCCGTGCAACGCGCACTCGCTCAGGCGGCGGGTGCTGTCGAGAAGGCATGACAGCCTGATCCGAACGACGCCAACCCGAAAGCCATCGCGGTCAGCCGCCCTCCTCCGCTAGCGACGACTCGTAGCGCACCACCCGAAAACCCTCTTCGGTGACGGGCGCCACGAAGTGCCGTGTGATCTCGTCAAACTCGGCGTCGGTGGGCGCGAAAGCATGCGAGCCCTCGGCATTGCGGGCTCGCAATCGTTGCTTGCAGAGCTCGTCGGGAACATCGAGAAAGTGCAACTGATGATCAGCACCCGACCGGTCGATGATGTCCTTCATCCATCGGCGATTTCCGACCGTATTCGCGGGAAAATCGAGCACCACCGACAAGCCCGTCCGAAGCAGCGACTCGACATGCGGCCCAAGCACGCTGCGCAACTGGCCCGAGCGCCGGACGTAATCGCTCACCGTGCGGATCTCGTCGGTGTAAAGCACGGATAGCCAAGCATCCTCGCTGATCAGCACCGTGTGTGTGCGGCTGGCCAAGTGCCGGGTCAACGTGGATTTGCCCGAGGCAATCTTCCCGCACACTAGGTGCAGTGCCGAAGGATGATGGGGATCGGTTTGCATGAGGAACTCCTGTACTGCTTCGGATGCCCAGGAGTCGGATAAAAAGAACCCGCCTCGAGGGCGGGTTTCATTGGCGACTGAAGAACGCGCGCTAACCCACCGGATAAGGTGTGGCGCGAATAATCAGCGAGCATCGGGCGCATGTAGCGTTCATGTGATCGAAACTACGTGACCGGAACCGACAGGTCAACAGGTCGCCGTAGAGCGAACTACGGCGCTCCGATGAAAGACGCCAAGTCTCCCTTGATCATGCTCCGTGCCTCTTCGACGGTGAGGTTGTTGCCGACGACCGTGTCGAGATGTTCCGTGGCTTCCAGCAGCAGCGCCCGCACATCATCGGCAGAGAGCACGCCCTTCTGCAGCAGCTTTCGCACCACCGCCCTGAGGATCAGCGCATCAAGGGCCGTGTTTCCCAAACCGGGTGTGGAATCGATGGACATGACGACCTCCTGAAACTGCGTTCCCGCCGACATGAAGCTGCCGCATCACCTAAGGTGCGCTTTGAACAAGGCAAACCCTTTATCTTCCACCTGCTTCACCACCGCTGCCGTATCCAGGCCAATGAACTCATTACTGGAAGCCAGGTCAGCGCCTTGTAGAAACAGCTGCGGATCCACTAGAACCGGATCGCTCGGGACGCGCGCAAAAGCCACCGGATTCCCAGTCGCAACGGCGACGAACCACGCGGCATCGGTGCTGCTTTGATAAACATCCACAAGCATGAAACCACTCCTGTCGGTGATAACGCTTCGTCGCGCGAAGGTAGCCTTCCGGCTGATGCAAGCGCCACGACCGAGCAAACATAACCGAGCCCACGTAGTCGCCAGCGTGACGATAACCACTGCTTCTCAACGCGGATGGAGACGCCCCGAACGCATAAAGAGCGTGCGCCAGATGCCGAATCTGCGCATCCCTTGGCCGAATCCGGGCATCCGCTCGCCCAGCCGGTTTC
This genomic window from Dyella terrae contains:
- a CDS encoding arsenate reductase ArsC — protein: MTHRVLFVCTGNSARSVLAEATLRAWGGARFEAFSAGSQPTGRINPYALDTLVAAGMPTAGLRSKSWDEFSGENAAPVDLVITVCDSAASEPCPVFFGDFVRAHWGLPDPAAVEGSDANKRAAFTHAHAIIKARLMAFITLPAETWADRGALKAALDRIGFIQSEDPVHG
- a CDS encoding ArsR/SmtB family transcription factor — translated: METNDAIAALTALGHAKRLAIFRLLVVAGPVGRMAGEIGDELDMPGATLSFHLKELVNAGLITAEPQGRFVCYRAAFDAMNGLIAYLTDNCCAGSAGVVCTPGSGVCEPGNGC
- the arsH gene encoding arsenical resistance protein ArsH; this translates as MTPDLPHLELDLLPRPDSPGLSAGNDASHPPRILILYGSLRPQSFSRKLALEAERILQHLGAETRVFDPHTLPMLDSVPATHPDVQRLREWSIWSEGQVWVSPERHGTITGVFKNQIDWLPLEDGSVRPTQGRTLAVMQVCGGSQSFNVVNTLRVLGRWMRMVAIPNQSSVAKAWQEFDEHGRMKPSPYYDRVVDVMEELMKFTLMVRGRSDYLVSRYSERKGDAVQRALAQAAGAVEKA
- a CDS encoding AAA family ATPase — its product is MQTDPHHPSALHLVCGKIASGKSTLTRHLASRTHTVLISEDAWLSVLYTDEIRTVSDYVRRSGQLRSVLGPHVESLLRTGLSVVLDFPANTVGNRRWMKDIIDRSGADHQLHFLDVPDELCKQRLRARNAEGSHAFAPTDAEFDEITRHFVAPVTEEGFRVVRYESSLAEEGG